A region of Bos javanicus breed banteng chromosome 17, ARS-OSU_banteng_1.0, whole genome shotgun sequence DNA encodes the following proteins:
- the MBD3L1 gene encoding methyl-CpG-binding domain protein 3-like 1 gives MMVKTSQRKHCDCGKVPKPKPGLNISIPLRMSSYIFKRPVTRITSHPSNEVRCYPWEETLDNPQQLYWQKRLQGLQACSSAGELLSPLDLAKALQKFAPSCPGESLPGVHTGGPNSSPMATPAWSSDLSQTVPGAGSGTPQVLCEQCLVTEEDIRNQERRVKTARERLAIAMVADRLAGEAEKVWGQEGCPGPML, from the coding sequence ATGATGGTGAAGACTTCACAGAGGAAGCATTGTGACTGTGGAAAAGTACCCAAACCAAAGCCTGGTTTAAACATCTCAATCCCTTTGAGGATGTCCAGTTACATATTCAAGAGACCAGTGACTAGAATCACATCCCATCCCAGCAATGAGGTCAGATGTTATCCCTGGGAGGAAACCTTGGACAACCCCCAACAGCTGTACTGGCAGAAGAGACTGCAAGGACTCCAGGCTTGCAGCAGCGCAGGGGAACTGTTAAGTCCTCTGGATCTAGCCAAAGCCTTGCAAAAATTTGCACCAAGTTGTCCAGGTGAGTCCCTGCCAGGGGTACATACAGGTGGTCCAAACTCCAGCCCCATGGCCACCCCGGCGTGGTCTTCAGATTTGTCACAGACCGTTCCAGGAGCTGGTTCTGGCACCCCACAGGTCCTCTGTGAACAGTGTCTGGTAACTGAGGAGGATATCAGGAATCAGGAAAGGAGAGTgaagacagcaagagagagaCTGGCGATAGCAATGGTCGCTGACAGACTGGCTGGCGAGGCAGAGAAAGTGTGGGGCCAAGAAGGATGCCCTGGGCCAATGCTGTGA
- the LOC133228694 gene encoding LOW QUALITY PROTEIN: branched-chain-amino-acid aminotransferase, cytosolic-like (The sequence of the model RefSeq protein was modified relative to this genomic sequence to represent the inferred CDS: inserted 2 bases in 1 codon), translating to MASPPPAAAALVPQDCNNGCSAKGTGEGGSKEAVETFKAEDLIITRATVLKEKPDSSTPVFGTVFTDHMLTVEWSLELGWEKPRIKPLQNLSLHPGSSAFHYAVELFEGLKAFRGVDNKIRLFWPNLNMDRMYRSAMRATLPAFDNKELLECIQQLVKLDEEWVPYSTSASLYIRPTFIGTESSLGIKKPTKALLFVILSPVGPYFSTGSFNPVSLXGPKYVRAWKGGTGDCKMGGNYGSSLFAQCEAVENACQQVLWLYGEDNQITEVGTMNLFLYWINEDGEEELATPPLDGIILPGVTRQSILDLAHQWGEFKVSERYLTMDDLTTAVEENRVREMFGSGTACVVCPVSTTLYKDETIHIPTMENGPKLASHILEKLTDIQYGREESDWTITVA from the exons ATGGCCagcccgccccccgccgccgcgGCCCTCGTCCCTCAGGACTGCAATAATGGATGCTCCGCAAAAGGTACCGGAGAAGGCGGATCCAAAGAGGCGGTGGAGACTTTCAAGGCTGAAGATCTAATAATCACACGAGCCACCGTTTTGAAGGAAAAACCAGACTCCAGTACTCCGGTTTTTGGAACGGTTTTTACAGATCACATGTTAACAGTGGAGTGGTCCTTGGAGCTTGGATGGGAGAAACCACGCATCAAACCTCTTCAAAACCTCTCACTGCATCCGGGTTCATCGGCTTTCCATTATGCTGTGGAATTATTTGAAGGGTTGAAGGCATTTCGGGGAGTAGATAATAAAATTCGTCTGTTTTGGCCAAACCTCAACATGGATAGGATGTACCGATCTGCTATGAGGGCAACTTTGCCGGCGTTTGACAATAAAGAGCTTTTAGAGTGTATTCAGCAGCTTGTGAAATTGGACGAGGAATGGGTCCCCTACTCAACATCTGCGAGTCTATATATCCGTCCTACGTTCATTGGAACTGAGTCTTCTCTGGGAATCAAGAAGCCGACTAAAGCCCTGCTCTTTGTAATCTTGAGCCCAGTGGGACCTTATTTTTCCACTGGAAGCTTTAATCCTGTGTCCCT TGGGCCGAAGTATGTAAGAGCCTGGAAAGGTGGGACTGGAGACTGCAAGATGGGAGGGAATTATGGCTCATCTCTTTTTGCCCAATGTGAAGCAGTGGAAAATGCGTGTCAGCAGGTTCTGTGGCTCTATGGAGAAGATAATCAAATAACTGAAGTTGGAACTatgaatctttttctttattggaTAAATGAAGATGGAGAAGAAGAACTGGCAACTCCTCCGCTAGATGGCATCATTCTTCCAGGAGTGACGAGGCAGAGCATCCTGGACTTGGCACACCAGTGGGGTGAATTTAAGGTATCAGAGAGATACCTCACCATGGATGACTTGACCACAGCTGTGGAGGAGAACCGGGTGAGGGAGATGTTTGGTTCAGGCACCGCCTGTGTTGTTTGCCCTGTTTCGACTACACTGTACAAGGATGAGACTATACACATTCCAACTATGGAGAATGGTCCTAAGCTTGCAAGCCACATCTTAGAAAAACTGACTGATATTCAGTATGGAAGAGAAGAGAGCGACTGGACAATCACGGTAGCCTGA